A stretch of DNA from Danio rerio strain Tuebingen ecotype United States chromosome 10, GRCz12tu, whole genome shotgun sequence:
atctaTGCACATATTGGCGTTACCATCAATCGTTTTTTATGctcatatccaaaatgcacataaaaataagtGGATGGATACATAGCTAAAAGTGGTGAAAAAGTACagaaaatcatacttaagtaaaagtaccattacttgcctaaaaatgtagtttaagtagagtaaaagtatctgttgtaaatattactcagaggatgagtaaaaagtagaccttttaaaagtactcaagagtagtgagtattacgcttttAAAAGCGTTACATGCATTTAcctgtaatttgtgcatgtgtgtgtaaacgtaacactCTGTAGTGCATCGAGTTATTGCCCAGCAAGCACACAACATAAGACATAAGacattaacattaggttagatttaggttgtgatgtcaggtgactaaaaatcaatgtctagccagcgtctaaggacaacggtatttgttcaataacaacatcaaatgacgctgatatttggttgacttaaggttgtgttggaaagtgaccaaaatccaatgtcaagccaacatcttaaaccaacgtcagtTTGGCATCAAATGCTGAAACTTCCatgatttttattcaaaattatttgacaaaaattttttttttaatcattataattgaacaatataaatatataattataataagttttaagaaaacatcaattcatatattatattatatatttaccttctatgtgtgatttgattggacaggaatcacaggactgatttttctaatccccatagacaagaaaaaataaagtagtgactgcaggttgaagaaaagtagtggagtaaaagtactgattacagcactaaaaatgcactcaagggaaagtaaaagtacacactgtacaagtaaaagtaaaagtaccacTGCTAACTAATGAGagatcactagtctctcaaaaACATCACAAAAATTTGCCACGTTCAATAATAATTCAAGAAAACGTgcaacaaaatcagtcatttaagTCTCAAATgtctatattttttctttaaggGACTGATAAACTTCATCTAAATCTCCAATTTATGTTGTTGTCACTCATTATAGGCCAACTATCATGCCACGAAACTACATTCGGAAAACCGACTGGGGCTCAGTGACCTACGAGGAGCTGGAGAAAGCATTCGTTGAGGTGAAGCGTGGGAAATCGATCCGAACAGtggcgaaagaaagaaagatcggCAGATCCACACTGCAGAGATACATGAAGAAGGCCGAAGAAAGAAGAGAGAGAACTGTGGGCTACAGAGGAACGGCAGAAGCCAAAAGGATCTTCTCTGAAGAACTGGAGGAAGAGCTTGCAGAAAACATCCGCATAATGTCTGAACGCGTCCGTGGCCTCGCAACAAAGAAATGCAGAGAAATCGCTTTTGAATTTGCACAAAAACACAACATTCCTGTCCCTAACAATTGGGGAGAGCAGAGGTTAGCAGGTAGGTTCGGTTGTGACAGCTTAATTCGGTAATTCAGTCCATTCTGTGTTGGATAACTTGAATGTTTAACTCTTTTAGGTCGAGACTGGCTGAGTAGCTTCATAAACCGCCACAATCTCTACGGCCATCTTACTGAAGCAGCGTCTTTGGAAAGTCATGGACAGGTGACAGAGCCAACATTTTTCACTAAATGAAAGTTCCTGCAGTCATGGAAAAATTGGGCTTTCAGGATTGTGATTTCCAGCCCTGAGAATATAGAAATGTATACAGTCAGTGAGCAATCATTAGTAGTTTATTAGAAATATTCCAGTGTTTATGTAAAAAAGAAACACCATGATATAAAGAGGTAGGCCAATGAAGCTAAATGCTGGCCAATTTAGGCCCTGTCCACAGAAACATGGGTATTTTCAAAACCGCACTTTTGGTTTTGCGGTTTGGCTGTTTGTCCGCACGTGTGGTCCAAACAGTCTGGTCATGTGGACGCTAAAACCGGAgttttagggtgtactcacactatgtacagttgatttgaaccaggctgaagcatgcttgtctcccccgacggcccgcacaaACATTACATTCGGGTATGTGCACGCTGACATCCTCGATGATGTAAGCaatttcgctcagcacagtggagatttctttagttattttgttttagtcgtttggaatgcggtgacacacagtcaaatatttcaccgaacagatcatccacttttgacactcataaacaatcataaagtcctcgtgctgcaggaattaggaggtttgctgagggtgcagctgttgtgcagtgaggggtttgcgtctttagtaatctacgacagtttgcgttcattgaataGTAATAacgattaataaatccatatgaaacagtcccttaaaagtcacgtctcgtctttagTTTcgggcccaagtgaaccacgctctggcacacctcttccaaccgggccaaggCCGCCCTTAGccagattcagagcactcacagttgtcaaacga
This window harbors:
- the zgc:113274 gene encoding uncharacterized protein LOC552925, which encodes MPRNYIRKTDWGSVTYEELEKAFVEVKRGKSIRTVAKERKIGRSTLQRYMKKAEERRERTVGYRGTAEAKRIFSEELEEELAENIRIMSERVRGLATKKCREIAFEFAQKHNIPVPNNWGEQRLAGRDWLSSFINRHNLYGHLTEAASLESHGQGIRLSLVNHDEIKSEIIESDVPALIHDASEEESNGICHPDLLDAHIFLT